The Anguilla anguilla isolate fAngAng1 chromosome 4, fAngAng1.pri, whole genome shotgun sequence genome has a window encoding:
- the LOC118225681 gene encoding MOB kinase activator 3A-like isoform X3: MSLVLKQVFNKDRTFRPVRKFERGTQHFDLYEVLKASSLDVMLDFKQAVQLPHGEGLHDWVAVHVVHFFNRINLIYGNISDSCTEQSCPVMSGGPKYEYRWQDDGKYKKPTALPAPKYMSLLMDWIEVQMNNKDIFPTNGTPFPKTFMQVAKKILSRLFRVFAHVYFHHFDRVSQMGAEAHVKTYYKSFYYFVTEFNLMDHKELEPLVFNKDRTFRPKRKFEPGTQRFELHKKAQASLNAGLDLKQAVQLPHGEGLQDWVAVHVVHFFNGINLIYGIISDSCTEQSCPVMSGGPKYEYHWQDDGKYTALPAPKYMSLLMDWIEVQMNNKDIFPANVGTPFPKTFMQVAKKILSRLFRVFAHVYIHHFDSVSQMGAEAHVNTCYKHFYYFVTEFNLMNHKQLKPLKEMTSRMCH; encoded by the exons ATGTCCCTGGTGCTGAAGCAGGTCTTCAACAAGGACCGGACGTTTCGGCCCGTGCGGAAGTTTGAGCGGGGAACGCAGCACTTCGATCTGTACGAGGTGCTGAAGGCGTCGTCGCTCGACGTCATGCTGGACTTCAAGCAGGCGGTGCAGCTGCCGCACGGCGAGGGCCTTCACGACTGGGTGGCCGTGCACGTGGTGCACTTCTTCAACCGCATCAACCTGATCTATGGCAACATCAGCGACTCCTGCACCGAGCAGAGCTGCCCCGTGATGTCCGGCGGGCCCAAGTATGAGTACCGCTGGCAGGACGACGGCAAGTACAAGAAGCCCACCGCCCTGCCCGCGCCCAAGTACATGAGCCTGCTGATGGACTGGATCGAGGTGCAGATGAACAACAAGGACATCTTCCCCACCAAC ggtacTCCTTTCCCCAAGACCTTCATGCAGGTGGCCAAAAAGATCCTGTCGCGCCTGTTCCGCGTGTTCGCGCACGTCTACTTCCACCACTTCGACCGCGTGTCCCAGATGGGGGCGGAGGCGCACGTCAAAACCTACTACAAGTCCTTCTACTACTTCGTCACGGAGTTCAACCTCATGGACCACAAGGAGCTGGAGCCTCTG GTCTTCAACAAGGACCGGACGTTTCGGCCCAAGCGGAAGTTCGAGCCGGGAACGCAGCGCTTCGAGCTGCACAAGAAGGCGCAGGCGTCGCTCAACGCCGGGCTGGACCTGAAGCAGGCGGTGCAGCTGCCGCACGGCGAGGGGCTCCAGGACTGGGTGGCCGTGCACGTGGTGCACTTCTTCAACGGCATCAACCTGATCTACGGCATCATCAGCGACTCCTGCACCGAGCAAAGCTGCCCCGTGATGTCCGGCGGGCCCAAGTACGAGTACCACTGGCAGGACGACGGCAAGTACACCGCCCTGCCCGCGCCCAAGTACATGAGCCTGCTGATGGACTGGATCGAGGTGCAGATGAACAACAAGGACATCTTCCCCGCCAACGTCG gtacTCCTTTCCCCAAGACCTTCATGCAGGTGGCCAAAAAGATCCTGTCGCGCCTGTTTCGCGTGTTCGCGCACGTCTACATCCACCACTTCGACAGCGTGTCCCAGATGGGGGCGGAGGCGCACGTCAACACCTGCTACAAGCACTTCTACTACTTCGTCACGGAGTTCAACCTCATGAACCACAAACAGCTGAAGCCTCtg AAAGAGATGACATCACGGATGTGCCACTGA
- the LOC118225681 gene encoding MOB kinase activator 3A-like isoform X2 produces MSLVLKQVFNKDRTFRPVRKFERGTQHFDLYEVLKASSLDVMLDFKQAVQLPHGEGLHDWVAVHVVHFFNRINLIYGNISDSCTEQSCPVMSGGPKYEYRWQDDGKYKKPTALPAPKYMSLLMDWIEVQMNNKDIFPTNVGTPFPKTFMQVAKKILSRLFRVFAHVYFHHFDRVSQMGAEAHVKTYYKSFYYFVTEFNLMDHKELEPLVFNKDRTFRPKRKFEPGTQRFELHKKAQASLNAGLDLKQAVQLPHGEGLQDWVAVHVVHFFNGINLIYGIISDSCTEQSCPVMSGGPKYEYHWQDDGKYTALPAPKYMSLLMDWIEVQMNNKDIFPANGTPFPKTFMQVAKKILSRLFRVFAHVYIHHFDSVSQMGAEAHVNTCYKHFYYFVTEFNLMNHKQLKPLKEMTSRMCH; encoded by the exons ATGTCCCTGGTGCTGAAGCAGGTCTTCAACAAGGACCGGACGTTTCGGCCCGTGCGGAAGTTTGAGCGGGGAACGCAGCACTTCGATCTGTACGAGGTGCTGAAGGCGTCGTCGCTCGACGTCATGCTGGACTTCAAGCAGGCGGTGCAGCTGCCGCACGGCGAGGGCCTTCACGACTGGGTGGCCGTGCACGTGGTGCACTTCTTCAACCGCATCAACCTGATCTATGGCAACATCAGCGACTCCTGCACCGAGCAGAGCTGCCCCGTGATGTCCGGCGGGCCCAAGTATGAGTACCGCTGGCAGGACGACGGCAAGTACAAGAAGCCCACCGCCCTGCCCGCGCCCAAGTACATGAGCCTGCTGATGGACTGGATCGAGGTGCAGATGAACAACAAGGACATCTTCCCCACCAACGTCG gtacTCCTTTCCCCAAGACCTTCATGCAGGTGGCCAAAAAGATCCTGTCGCGCCTGTTCCGCGTGTTCGCGCACGTCTACTTCCACCACTTCGACCGCGTGTCCCAGATGGGGGCGGAGGCGCACGTCAAAACCTACTACAAGTCCTTCTACTACTTCGTCACGGAGTTCAACCTCATGGACCACAAGGAGCTGGAGCCTCTG GTCTTCAACAAGGACCGGACGTTTCGGCCCAAGCGGAAGTTCGAGCCGGGAACGCAGCGCTTCGAGCTGCACAAGAAGGCGCAGGCGTCGCTCAACGCCGGGCTGGACCTGAAGCAGGCGGTGCAGCTGCCGCACGGCGAGGGGCTCCAGGACTGGGTGGCCGTGCACGTGGTGCACTTCTTCAACGGCATCAACCTGATCTACGGCATCATCAGCGACTCCTGCACCGAGCAAAGCTGCCCCGTGATGTCCGGCGGGCCCAAGTACGAGTACCACTGGCAGGACGACGGCAAGTACACCGCCCTGCCCGCGCCCAAGTACATGAGCCTGCTGATGGACTGGATCGAGGTGCAGATGAACAACAAGGACATCTTCCCCGCCAAC ggtacTCCTTTCCCCAAGACCTTCATGCAGGTGGCCAAAAAGATCCTGTCGCGCCTGTTTCGCGTGTTCGCGCACGTCTACATCCACCACTTCGACAGCGTGTCCCAGATGGGGGCGGAGGCGCACGTCAACACCTGCTACAAGCACTTCTACTACTTCGTCACGGAGTTCAACCTCATGAACCACAAACAGCTGAAGCCTCtg AAAGAGATGACATCACGGATGTGCCACTGA
- the LOC118225681 gene encoding MOB kinase activator 3A-like isoform X1, with the protein MSLVLKQVFNKDRTFRPVRKFERGTQHFDLYEVLKASSLDVMLDFKQAVQLPHGEGLHDWVAVHVVHFFNRINLIYGNISDSCTEQSCPVMSGGPKYEYRWQDDGKYKKPTALPAPKYMSLLMDWIEVQMNNKDIFPTNVGTPFPKTFMQVAKKILSRLFRVFAHVYFHHFDRVSQMGAEAHVKTYYKSFYYFVTEFNLMDHKELEPLVFNKDRTFRPKRKFEPGTQRFELHKKAQASLNAGLDLKQAVQLPHGEGLQDWVAVHVVHFFNGINLIYGIISDSCTEQSCPVMSGGPKYEYHWQDDGKYTALPAPKYMSLLMDWIEVQMNNKDIFPANVGTPFPKTFMQVAKKILSRLFRVFAHVYIHHFDSVSQMGAEAHVNTCYKHFYYFVTEFNLMNHKQLKPLKEMTSRMCH; encoded by the exons ATGTCCCTGGTGCTGAAGCAGGTCTTCAACAAGGACCGGACGTTTCGGCCCGTGCGGAAGTTTGAGCGGGGAACGCAGCACTTCGATCTGTACGAGGTGCTGAAGGCGTCGTCGCTCGACGTCATGCTGGACTTCAAGCAGGCGGTGCAGCTGCCGCACGGCGAGGGCCTTCACGACTGGGTGGCCGTGCACGTGGTGCACTTCTTCAACCGCATCAACCTGATCTATGGCAACATCAGCGACTCCTGCACCGAGCAGAGCTGCCCCGTGATGTCCGGCGGGCCCAAGTATGAGTACCGCTGGCAGGACGACGGCAAGTACAAGAAGCCCACCGCCCTGCCCGCGCCCAAGTACATGAGCCTGCTGATGGACTGGATCGAGGTGCAGATGAACAACAAGGACATCTTCCCCACCAACGTCG gtacTCCTTTCCCCAAGACCTTCATGCAGGTGGCCAAAAAGATCCTGTCGCGCCTGTTCCGCGTGTTCGCGCACGTCTACTTCCACCACTTCGACCGCGTGTCCCAGATGGGGGCGGAGGCGCACGTCAAAACCTACTACAAGTCCTTCTACTACTTCGTCACGGAGTTCAACCTCATGGACCACAAGGAGCTGGAGCCTCTG GTCTTCAACAAGGACCGGACGTTTCGGCCCAAGCGGAAGTTCGAGCCGGGAACGCAGCGCTTCGAGCTGCACAAGAAGGCGCAGGCGTCGCTCAACGCCGGGCTGGACCTGAAGCAGGCGGTGCAGCTGCCGCACGGCGAGGGGCTCCAGGACTGGGTGGCCGTGCACGTGGTGCACTTCTTCAACGGCATCAACCTGATCTACGGCATCATCAGCGACTCCTGCACCGAGCAAAGCTGCCCCGTGATGTCCGGCGGGCCCAAGTACGAGTACCACTGGCAGGACGACGGCAAGTACACCGCCCTGCCCGCGCCCAAGTACATGAGCCTGCTGATGGACTGGATCGAGGTGCAGATGAACAACAAGGACATCTTCCCCGCCAACGTCG gtacTCCTTTCCCCAAGACCTTCATGCAGGTGGCCAAAAAGATCCTGTCGCGCCTGTTTCGCGTGTTCGCGCACGTCTACATCCACCACTTCGACAGCGTGTCCCAGATGGGGGCGGAGGCGCACGTCAACACCTGCTACAAGCACTTCTACTACTTCGTCACGGAGTTCAACCTCATGAACCACAAACAGCTGAAGCCTCtg AAAGAGATGACATCACGGATGTGCCACTGA
- the LOC118225681 gene encoding MOB kinase activator 3A-like isoform X4: protein MSLVLKQVFNKDRTFRPVRKFERGTQHFDLYEVLKASSLDVMLDFKQAVQLPHGEGLHDWVAVHVVHFFNRINLIYGNISDSCTEQSCPVMSGGPKYEYRWQDDGKYKKPTALPAPKYMSLLMDWIEVQMNNKDIFPTNVGTPFPKTFMQVAKKILSRLFRVFAHVYFHHFDRVSQMGAEAHVKTYYKSFYYFVTEFNLMDHKELEPLKEMTSRMCH from the exons ATGTCCCTGGTGCTGAAGCAGGTCTTCAACAAGGACCGGACGTTTCGGCCCGTGCGGAAGTTTGAGCGGGGAACGCAGCACTTCGATCTGTACGAGGTGCTGAAGGCGTCGTCGCTCGACGTCATGCTGGACTTCAAGCAGGCGGTGCAGCTGCCGCACGGCGAGGGCCTTCACGACTGGGTGGCCGTGCACGTGGTGCACTTCTTCAACCGCATCAACCTGATCTATGGCAACATCAGCGACTCCTGCACCGAGCAGAGCTGCCCCGTGATGTCCGGCGGGCCCAAGTATGAGTACCGCTGGCAGGACGACGGCAAGTACAAGAAGCCCACCGCCCTGCCCGCGCCCAAGTACATGAGCCTGCTGATGGACTGGATCGAGGTGCAGATGAACAACAAGGACATCTTCCCCACCAACGTCG gtacTCCTTTCCCCAAGACCTTCATGCAGGTGGCCAAAAAGATCCTGTCGCGCCTGTTCCGCGTGTTCGCGCACGTCTACTTCCACCACTTCGACCGCGTGTCCCAGATGGGGGCGGAGGCGCACGTCAAAACCTACTACAAGTCCTTCTACTACTTCGTCACGGAGTTCAACCTCATGGACCACAAGGAGCTGGAGCCTCTG AAAGAGATGACATCACGGATGTGCCACTGA